A genomic segment from Variovorax paradoxus B4 encodes:
- the aceA gene encoding isocitrate lyase, whose amino-acid sequence MPQTLTEQLSREQQIAALEKEWATNPRWKGIKRGYSAADVVRLRGSFPIEHTLARRGAEKLWELVNNEPYVNCLGALTGGQAMQQVKAGVKAIYLSGWQVAADANTYSSMYPDQSLYPVDSVPTVVERINNTFRRADEIQWSKNVNPGDKGYVDYFAPIVADAEAGFGGVLNGFELMKAMIKAGAGGVHFEDQLASVKKCGHMGGKVLVPTTEAVQKLIAARMAADVCGTPTLVIARTDAEAADLITSDYDENDKPFLTGERTAEGFYKTKKGIDQAISRAIAYAHYADLVWCETGTPDLEFAKRFADAVHKVHPGKMLAYNCSPSFNWKKNLDDATIAKFQKELGAMGYKYQFITLAGIHSMWFNMFDLAQDYVQRGMSAYVEKVQEPEFAARDRGYTFVSHQQEVGTGYFDEVTTVIQGGKSSVTALTGSTEEEQFH is encoded by the coding sequence ATGCCCCAGACCCTCACCGAACAATTGAGCCGCGAACAGCAAATTGCAGCCCTCGAGAAAGAATGGGCCACCAATCCCCGCTGGAAGGGCATCAAGCGCGGCTACAGCGCCGCCGACGTCGTGCGCCTTCGCGGCTCCTTCCCCATCGAGCACACGCTCGCGCGCCGCGGCGCCGAGAAGCTCTGGGAGCTGGTGAACAACGAGCCCTACGTCAATTGCCTCGGTGCGCTCACGGGCGGCCAGGCCATGCAGCAGGTGAAGGCCGGCGTGAAGGCCATCTACCTGTCGGGCTGGCAGGTTGCCGCGGACGCCAACACCTACTCGTCGATGTATCCCGACCAGTCGCTGTACCCGGTGGACTCGGTGCCGACCGTGGTCGAGCGCATCAACAACACCTTCCGCCGCGCGGACGAGATCCAGTGGTCGAAGAACGTGAACCCCGGCGACAAGGGCTATGTCGACTACTTCGCGCCCATCGTCGCTGATGCCGAAGCCGGCTTCGGCGGCGTGCTGAACGGCTTCGAACTGATGAAGGCCATGATCAAGGCCGGCGCCGGCGGCGTGCACTTCGAAGACCAGCTCGCCTCGGTCAAGAAGTGCGGCCACATGGGCGGCAAGGTGCTCGTGCCCACCACCGAGGCCGTGCAGAAGCTCATCGCCGCGCGCATGGCTGCCGACGTCTGCGGCACGCCGACGCTCGTGATTGCCCGCACCGACGCCGAAGCCGCCGACCTCATCACCAGCGACTACGACGAGAACGACAAGCCTTTCCTCACCGGTGAACGCACCGCCGAAGGCTTCTACAAGACCAAGAAGGGCATCGACCAGGCCATCAGCCGCGCCATTGCCTACGCCCACTACGCCGACCTGGTGTGGTGCGAAACCGGCACGCCCGACCTCGAGTTCGCCAAGCGGTTTGCCGACGCGGTGCACAAGGTGCACCCCGGCAAGATGCTGGCCTACAACTGCTCGCCGTCCTTCAACTGGAAGAAGAACCTCGATGACGCGACCATCGCCAAGTTCCAGAAGGAACTCGGTGCCATGGGCTACAAGTACCAGTTCATCACGCTGGCCGGCATCCACTCGATGTGGTTCAACATGTTCGACCTGGCGCAGGACTACGTCCAGCGCGGCATGTCGGCCTACGTCGAGAAGGTGCAGGAGCCCGAGTTCGCAGCGCGCGATCGCGGTTACACCTTCGTGTCGCACCAGCAGGAAGTGGGCACCGGCTACTTCGACGAAGTGACCACGGTCATCCAGGGTGGCAAGTCCAGCGTCACGGCGCTGACCGGCTCGACCGAAGAAGAACAGTTCCACTGA
- the thrS gene encoding threonine--tRNA ligase, protein MIQITLPDNSRREFPGPVSVAEVAQSIGPGLAKMTVAGKIDGKLVDASDVIDHDARLQIITPRDDEGLEIIRHSTAHLVGHAVKQLYPTAQMVIGPVIEEGFYYDISYERPFTPEDMAAIEARMRELIAQDYDVVKKMTPRAEVIEVFKSRGEDYKLRLVEDMPDEQAMGLYYHQEYVDMCRGPHVPNTRFLKVFKLTKLAGAYWRGDAKNEQLQRIYGTAWADKKQLDQYIQRIEEAEKRDHRKLGKELDLFHIDEVAPGVVFWHPKGWALWQAVEQYMRGIYRDTGYWEVKGPQILDKSLWEKTGHWQNYRDNMFTTESEKREYALKPMNCPGHVLIFKSDLRSYRDLPLRYGEFGQCHRNEPSGALHGIMRVRGFTQDDGHIFCTEDQILEECVAYTAQLQKVYADFGFTDILYKVATRPDNRVGSDELWDKAEHAVMEALRRSGVDFIISPGDGAFYGPKIEYTLKDALGRQWQCGTMQVDFNTAERLGGEYVTETSGRAHPVMLHRAIVGSLERFIGMLIEHHAGALPAWLAPVQVAVLNISEGQADYAASVAKTLQNQGLRVQLDLHNEKITYKIRKHSLQKLPYILVVGDKEKEAGAVAVRARGNQDLGAMSLESFVQRLVQDVADKR, encoded by the coding sequence ATGATCCAGATCACGCTTCCCGACAACTCGCGCCGCGAGTTCCCCGGCCCGGTTTCGGTGGCCGAAGTTGCCCAGTCCATCGGACCCGGGCTCGCCAAGATGACGGTGGCCGGCAAGATCGACGGCAAGCTCGTCGATGCCAGCGATGTCATCGACCACGACGCCAGGCTCCAGATCATCACGCCCAGGGACGACGAGGGCCTGGAGATCATTCGCCACTCGACGGCCCACCTGGTCGGCCACGCCGTGAAGCAGCTCTATCCGACGGCCCAAATGGTCATCGGGCCCGTGATCGAGGAGGGCTTCTACTACGACATCTCCTACGAGCGCCCCTTCACGCCCGAGGACATGGCCGCCATCGAGGCGCGCATGCGCGAGCTCATTGCGCAGGACTACGACGTGGTCAAGAAGATGACGCCGCGCGCCGAAGTCATCGAGGTCTTCAAGTCGCGCGGCGAAGACTACAAGCTGCGCCTGGTCGAGGACATGCCCGACGAGCAGGCCATGGGCCTGTACTACCACCAGGAATACGTCGACATGTGCCGCGGCCCGCACGTGCCGAACACGCGCTTCCTGAAGGTCTTCAAGCTCACGAAGCTCGCCGGTGCCTACTGGCGCGGCGACGCCAAGAACGAGCAGCTGCAGCGCATCTACGGCACGGCCTGGGCCGACAAGAAGCAGCTCGACCAGTACATCCAGCGCATCGAGGAAGCCGAGAAGCGCGACCACCGCAAGCTCGGCAAGGAGCTCGACCTGTTCCACATCGACGAAGTGGCCCCGGGCGTGGTGTTCTGGCACCCCAAGGGCTGGGCCCTGTGGCAGGCGGTCGAGCAGTACATGCGCGGCATCTACCGCGACACGGGCTACTGGGAAGTGAAGGGCCCGCAGATCCTCGACAAGAGCCTGTGGGAGAAAACGGGCCACTGGCAGAACTACCGCGACAACATGTTCACGACGGAGTCGGAAAAGCGCGAGTACGCGCTCAAGCCGATGAACTGCCCGGGCCATGTGCTCATCTTCAAGAGCGACCTGCGCAGCTACCGCGACCTGCCGCTGCGCTACGGCGAGTTCGGCCAGTGCCACCGCAACGAACCCAGCGGCGCGCTGCACGGCATCATGCGCGTGCGCGGCTTCACGCAGGACGACGGCCACATCTTCTGCACGGAAGACCAGATCCTCGAAGAATGCGTGGCCTACACGGCGCAGCTGCAGAAGGTCTATGCCGACTTCGGCTTCACGGACATCCTCTACAAGGTGGCCACGCGCCCCGACAACCGCGTGGGCTCCGACGAGCTCTGGGACAAGGCCGAGCATGCGGTGATGGAAGCGCTGCGCCGTTCGGGCGTCGACTTCATCATCTCGCCCGGCGACGGCGCCTTCTACGGCCCCAAGATCGAATACACGCTGAAGGACGCGCTGGGACGCCAGTGGCAGTGCGGCACGATGCAGGTGGACTTCAACACGGCCGAGCGCCTGGGCGGCGAGTACGTCACGGAAACGAGCGGCCGCGCGCACCCCGTGATGCTGCACCGTGCCATCGTCGGCAGCCTCGAGCGTTTCATCGGCATGCTGATCGAACACCACGCCGGCGCGCTGCCCGCATGGCTCGCTCCGGTGCAGGTGGCGGTGCTCAATATCAGCGAAGGGCAGGCCGACTACGCCGCTTCAGTGGCGAAAACGCTGCAGAATCAAGGGCTTAGGGTTCAGCTCGATCTGCACAACGAGAAGATTACGTATAAAATACGCAAGCATTCGTTGCAAAAGCTTCCCTACATCCTTGTCGTGGGCGACAAAGAGAAGGAAGCTGGTGCCGTCGCAGTGCGCGCCCGGGGCAATCAAGACCTCGGTGCAATGTCCCTCGAATCGTTCGTGCAACGGCTCGTCCAGGATGTTGCTGACAAGCGTTGA
- the infC gene encoding translation initiation factor IF-3 yields MLTIATAFRDRRHREERQHRLNREIMAPEVRLVGPENEPLGVMSLSEALRLAGEADVDLVEVVAAANPPVCRLIEYGKFKYHEQKKAAEAKSKQKVIEVKEIKFRPGTDDGDYNIKMRNIRRFLEEGDKCKITLRFRGREITHQELGLALLQRIRDELGDLIVVEQFPKLEGRQMIMMIAPGRKKPGGGTAKPASSETPAPAAA; encoded by the coding sequence ATTCTGACCATCGCTACTGCATTTCGCGACCGCCGCCACCGCGAGGAACGCCAACACCGCCTGAACCGGGAAATCATGGCCCCGGAAGTCCGCCTTGTAGGCCCGGAAAACGAGCCATTGGGTGTTATGAGTCTCTCCGAGGCCTTGCGCCTTGCCGGTGAGGCTGACGTGGATCTGGTAGAGGTCGTTGCCGCGGCCAATCCGCCCGTCTGCCGTCTGATCGAGTACGGCAAGTTCAAGTACCACGAGCAGAAGAAGGCGGCCGAGGCGAAGTCGAAGCAGAAGGTCATCGAGGTCAAGGAAATCAAGTTCCGCCCCGGTACCGACGATGGCGACTACAACATCAAGATGCGCAATATCCGGCGCTTTCTTGAAGAGGGCGACAAATGCAAGATCACGCTGCGCTTCCGCGGCCGCGAGATCACGCACCAGGAACTCGGTCTGGCGTTGCTGCAGCGAATTCGCGATGAGTTGGGCGACCTGATCGTCGTGGAGCAGTTCCCCAAGCTCGAAGGCCGGCAAATGATCATGATGATCGCGCCGGGCCGCAAGAAGCCGGGTGGCGGTACCGCCAAGCCCGCTTCGTCGGAAACGCCGGCGCCCGCGGCGGCCTGA
- the rpmI gene encoding 50S ribosomal protein L35 — MPKMKTKSSAKKRFRVRPGGTVKRGQAFKRHILTKKTTKNKRHLRGAVAVHETNMVSVAAMLPGRGI, encoded by the coding sequence ATGCCCAAAATGAAGACCAAGAGCAGCGCGAAAAAACGTTTCCGCGTTCGTCCCGGTGGCACCGTCAAGCGCGGTCAAGCCTTCAAGCGTCACATCTTGACGAAGAAGACCACCAAGAACAAGCGTCACCTGCGTGGTGCAGTCGCAGTGCATGAGACCAACATGGTTTCTGTCGCCGCCATGCTGCCCGGCCGTGGCATTTAA
- the rplT gene encoding 50S ribosomal protein L20, with protein MPRVKRGVTARARHKKVLALAKGFRGRRGNVFRIAKQAVMKAGQYAYRDRRTKKRVFRQLWIARINAASRELGLTYSQFANGIRKAGIEIDRKMLADIAVHDKAAFAGIVEQVKAKLAA; from the coding sequence ATGCCTCGCGTCAAACGTGGTGTAACGGCTCGCGCCCGCCACAAGAAAGTTCTCGCACTCGCCAAGGGTTTCCGCGGTCGCCGCGGCAATGTCTTCCGCATCGCCAAACAGGCGGTGATGAAGGCTGGGCAATACGCCTACCGTGACCGCCGCACCAAGAAGCGCGTGTTCCGTCAACTGTGGATCGCGCGTATCAACGCCGCCTCGCGTGAACTGGGCCTGACCTACAGCCAGTTCGCCAACGGCATCCGCAAGGCCGGAATCGAGATCGACCGCAAGATGCTTGCGGACATCGCAGTGCACGACAAGGCCGCTTTTGCCGGCATCGTGGAGCAGGTCAAGGCCAAGCTGGCTGCTTGA
- the pheS gene encoding phenylalanine--tRNA ligase subunit alpha yields MNELDSLVDTARAAFAEAKTPAELENAKAQFLGKSGRITELMKGMAALSVDEKKSRGAAINVAKQAIESSLTERRQQLADEELSLQLRAEALDVSLPGRRRIPGGLHPVSRTLERIEEIFSSMGFDVADGPEIESDWHSFTSLNNPPNHPARSMQDTFYVDLNGDDGIPYNLRPHTSPMQVRYAHQHIKKYAAEFAAAAADTTGTVKAPEIRVIAPGRTYRVDSDATHSPMFHQCEGLWLGENVSFKDLKVVFTDFCRTFFERDDLVLRFRPSFFPFTEPSAEIDIQFASGPLAGRWLEVSGSGQVHPNVVRNMGLDPERYIGFAFGMGPDRLTMLRYGVNDLRLFFDGDLRFLSQFQ; encoded by the coding sequence ATGAACGAGTTGGACTCCCTTGTCGACACCGCACGCGCTGCCTTCGCCGAAGCGAAAACGCCCGCCGAGCTCGAAAACGCCAAGGCGCAGTTCCTCGGCAAGTCGGGCCGCATCACCGAGCTGATGAAGGGCATGGCCGCGCTCAGCGTCGACGAGAAGAAGTCGCGCGGCGCCGCCATCAACGTGGCCAAGCAGGCCATCGAGTCCTCGCTGACCGAGCGGCGCCAGCAGCTGGCCGACGAAGAGCTTTCGCTGCAGCTGCGTGCCGAGGCGCTCGACGTGAGCCTGCCCGGCCGCCGCCGCATTCCGGGAGGCCTGCACCCCGTGAGCCGCACCCTGGAGCGCATCGAGGAGATCTTCTCGAGCATGGGCTTCGACGTGGCCGACGGCCCCGAGATCGAGAGCGACTGGCACAGCTTCACCTCGCTCAACAACCCGCCGAACCATCCGGCGCGTTCGATGCAGGACACCTTCTACGTCGACCTGAATGGCGACGACGGCATTCCCTACAACCTGCGTCCGCACACCAGCCCGATGCAGGTGCGCTATGCGCATCAGCACATCAAGAAGTACGCCGCCGAATTCGCGGCGGCCGCGGCCGACACCACCGGCACCGTGAAGGCGCCCGAGATCCGCGTGATTGCGCCCGGCCGCACCTACCGTGTCGACAGCGACGCCACGCACTCGCCCATGTTCCACCAGTGCGAAGGCCTGTGGCTCGGCGAGAACGTGAGTTTCAAGGACCTGAAGGTCGTGTTCACCGACTTCTGCCGCACCTTCTTCGAGCGCGACGACCTCGTGCTGCGCTTCCGCCCGAGCTTCTTCCCGTTCACCGAGCCCAGCGCCGAGATCGACATCCAGTTTGCGAGCGGCCCGCTGGCCGGCCGCTGGCTCGAGGTGTCGGGCTCCGGCCAGGTGCATCCGAACGTGGTGCGCAACATGGGGCTCGACCCCGAGCGCTACATCGGCTTTGCCTTTGGCATGGGCCCCGACCGGCTCACCATGCTGCGCTATGGCGTGAACGACCTGCGGCTGTTCTTCGACGGCGACTTGCGCTTTCTCTCGCAGTTCCAGTAA
- the pheT gene encoding phenylalanine--tRNA ligase subunit beta, translating to MQFPESWLREFCNPPFGSAELAETLTMGGFEVEERRPVAPPFTRIVVGEIKEAVQHPNADRLRVCQVDAGQGALLNIVCGAPNARVGIKVPCALVGAELPPGEDGKPFLIKLGKLRGVESQGMLCSARELKLSEDHGGLLELDADAPIGADVRDVLKLDDALLTLKLTPNLAHGLSVYGVARELAALTGAPLRTPAIAPVAASFADVLPVKVEAPELCGRFSGRIVRGVNTKVATPAWMVDRLARCGQRSVTPLVDISNYVMFEYGQPSHIFDLDKIHGGLTVRWGKAGEQLKLLNGNTIGVDDKVGVIADDQAVESLAGIMGGDATSVSDDTRNIYVEAAFWWPEAVQGRSRRFNFSTDAGHRYERGVDPSRTVEIIERITQLVIEICGGQAGAMDDKILNVPEAMPVTLRVARAARVIGMPLTQAQCADALRRLGFALREGEGTLTVTPPPHRFDLLIEEDLIEEVARLIGFNNLPTNAPLAPITARVRPEAQRSRFAVRRSLAALGYQETINFSFVEAHWEQDLAGNANPVKLLNPIASQMSVMRSSLLGSLLQVLKFNLDRKAPRVRVFEVGRVFMRDDSVATTDSTVRGVDQPMRVAGLAWGDAEEARWDGKAQRVDFYDAKGDVEALLAPRVPSFEPAEHPALHPGRSARVMVDGKAIGFIGELHPRWRQKWDFALAPVLFELDLDAVTARPVPVARPVPRHQAVERDIAVVVAEAVTHNALMQAIQSAAAAQGLLRDATLFDIYRPQPARDGAVPASGGLAQGEKSMAVRLSFQDDSATLTDEQVEPAVRAIVEQLSAKLGARLRG from the coding sequence ATGCAATTCCCGGAATCCTGGCTGCGCGAGTTCTGCAATCCGCCCTTCGGCAGCGCCGAACTGGCCGAAACGCTCACCATGGGCGGCTTCGAGGTCGAAGAGCGCCGCCCCGTGGCGCCGCCCTTTACCCGCATCGTGGTCGGCGAGATCAAGGAAGCCGTGCAGCACCCCAACGCCGATCGCCTGCGCGTGTGCCAGGTCGACGCCGGGCAGGGCGCCTTGCTCAACATCGTGTGCGGCGCACCCAATGCGCGCGTCGGCATCAAGGTGCCCTGCGCGCTGGTCGGCGCCGAACTGCCGCCCGGTGAAGACGGCAAGCCCTTTCTCATCAAGCTCGGCAAGCTGCGCGGCGTGGAAAGCCAGGGCATGCTGTGCTCGGCCCGCGAACTGAAGCTCAGCGAAGACCACGGCGGCCTGCTCGAACTCGATGCCGACGCACCCATTGGCGCCGACGTGCGCGACGTGCTCAAGCTCGACGACGCGCTGCTCACGCTCAAGCTCACGCCCAACCTCGCGCATGGCCTGAGCGTCTATGGCGTTGCGCGCGAGCTCGCGGCACTGACCGGTGCGCCGCTCAGGACGCCCGCCATCGCGCCGGTGGCGGCATCGTTTGCCGACGTGTTGCCGGTGAAGGTGGAAGCGCCCGAACTCTGCGGCCGCTTCTCGGGGCGCATCGTGCGCGGCGTGAACACCAAGGTGGCCACGCCGGCCTGGATGGTCGATCGCCTCGCGCGCTGCGGCCAGCGCAGCGTGACGCCGCTGGTCGACATCTCGAACTACGTCATGTTCGAGTACGGCCAGCCCAGCCACATCTTCGACCTCGACAAGATTCATGGCGGCCTCACGGTGCGCTGGGGCAAGGCGGGCGAGCAGCTCAAGCTGCTCAACGGCAACACCATCGGCGTCGACGACAAGGTCGGCGTGATTGCCGACGACCAGGCCGTCGAATCGCTCGCGGGCATCATGGGCGGCGATGCCACCTCGGTGTCCGACGACACGCGCAACATCTACGTGGAGGCCGCGTTCTGGTGGCCCGAAGCCGTTCAGGGCCGCTCGCGCCGCTTCAACTTCTCGACCGATGCGGGGCATCGCTACGAGCGCGGCGTCGATCCGAGCCGCACGGTGGAAATCATCGAGCGCATCACGCAGCTGGTCATCGAGATCTGCGGCGGCCAGGCCGGCGCCATGGACGACAAGATCCTGAACGTGCCCGAGGCCATGCCCGTCACGCTGCGCGTGGCGCGTGCCGCGCGCGTCATTGGCATGCCGCTCACGCAGGCGCAATGCGCCGACGCGCTGCGCCGCCTCGGCTTTGCGTTGCGCGAAGGCGAGGGCACGTTGACCGTCACGCCGCCGCCGCATCGCTTCGACCTGCTGATCGAGGAAGACCTGATCGAAGAGGTCGCGCGCCTGATCGGCTTCAACAACCTGCCGACCAATGCGCCGCTGGCGCCCATCACCGCGCGCGTGCGGCCCGAGGCCCAGCGCAGCCGCTTCGCGGTGCGCCGCAGCCTGGCGGCCCTCGGCTACCAGGAAACCATCAACTTCAGCTTCGTCGAGGCGCACTGGGAGCAAGACCTGGCCGGCAATGCCAATCCGGTGAAGCTCCTCAACCCCATTGCCAGCCAGATGAGCGTGATGCGCTCGTCCTTGCTGGGCTCGCTGCTGCAGGTGCTCAAGTTCAACCTCGATCGCAAGGCGCCCCGCGTGCGCGTGTTCGAGGTGGGCCGTGTGTTCATGCGCGACGACAGCGTGGCCACCACCGACAGCACCGTGCGCGGCGTCGACCAGCCCATGCGCGTGGCCGGCCTCGCCTGGGGCGATGCGGAAGAGGCGCGCTGGGACGGCAAGGCGCAGCGCGTCGATTTCTACGATGCCAAGGGCGACGTCGAAGCGCTGCTCGCGCCGCGGGTGCCGAGCTTCGAGCCGGCGGAGCATCCGGCCCTGCACCCCGGCCGCTCGGCGCGCGTGATGGTCGACGGCAAGGCCATCGGCTTCATCGGCGAACTGCATCCGCGCTGGCGCCAGAAGTGGGACTTCGCGCTGGCGCCGGTGCTGTTCGAGCTCGACCTCGATGCCGTCACCGCGCGCCCCGTGCCCGTGGCGCGGCCGGTGCCCAGGCACCAGGCGGTGGAGCGCGATATTGCGGTGGTGGTGGCCGAAGCCGTCACGCACAATGCGTTGATGCAGGCCATTCAATCGGCGGCAGCGGCGCAAGGGCTGCTGCGCGACGCCACGCTGTTCGACATCTATCGTCCGCAGCCTGCGCGCGACGGTGCGGTGCCGGCATCGGGCGGACTGGCGCAAGGCGAAAAGAGCATGGCGGTTCGCCTGAGCTTCCAGGACGACAGCGCCACGCTCACCGACGAGCAGGTGGAACCGGCCGTGCGCGCCATCGTCGAACAATTGAGCGCCAAGCTCGGCGCACGCCTGAGAGGTTGA
- a CDS encoding integration host factor subunit alpha, which produces MNAAEFTLEALETPALTKAHLADLLFEQIGLNKRESKDMVEAFFDLIANSLIEGTDVKISGFGNFQIRVKAPRPGRNPRTGEAIPIGERRVATFHASAKLKEQIHGSIEQNGTSEVEWSLGAE; this is translated from the coding sequence ATGAACGCTGCGGAATTCACGCTCGAAGCCCTCGAAACGCCCGCACTCACCAAGGCGCATCTGGCCGATTTGCTGTTCGAGCAGATCGGCCTCAACAAGCGCGAATCCAAGGACATGGTCGAGGCTTTCTTCGACCTCATTGCCAACAGCCTGATCGAGGGTACCGACGTCAAGATCTCCGGCTTCGGCAACTTCCAGATCCGCGTGAAGGCACCGCGGCCGGGCCGCAACCCGCGCACCGGCGAGGCCATTCCCATCGGCGAGCGCCGCGTGGCCACCTTCCACGCGAGCGCCAAGCTCAAGGAACAAATCCACGGAAGCATCGAGCAGAACGGCACTTCCGAGGTCGAGTGGAGCCTGGGCGCCGAATAA
- a CDS encoding MerR family transcriptional regulator, which yields MEKTLPPIPVKRYFTIGEVGELCGVKPHVLRYWEQEFTQLRPMKRRGNRRYYQHHEVLMIRRIRDLLYDQGFTISGARNKLQELVQGERDRRKAGVVPLEGMEAVEIDQEEFDAAMHQDDNHNNPEPQPAAARTVDPSQLLHLRRELFEIRELLTVGR from the coding sequence ATGGAGAAAACGCTCCCGCCCATTCCCGTCAAACGCTACTTCACCATTGGTGAGGTTGGCGAGCTCTGTGGCGTCAAGCCGCACGTGCTGCGTTATTGGGAGCAGGAGTTCACCCAACTGCGCCCCATGAAGCGGCGCGGCAACCGGCGCTATTACCAGCACCACGAGGTGCTCATGATCCGCCGCATCCGCGACCTGCTCTACGACCAGGGCTTCACCATCAGCGGCGCGCGCAACAAGCTGCAAGAACTCGTGCAGGGCGAACGCGACCGGCGCAAGGCCGGCGTGGTGCCGCTCGAGGGCATGGAGGCCGTCGAGATCGACCAGGAAGAGTTCGATGCCGCCATGCACCAGGACGACAACCACAACAATCCCGAGCCGCAGCCAGCAGCGGCTCGCACGGTCGATCCGTCGCAGTTGTTGCACCTGCGGCGCGAGCTTTTTGAAATTCGTGAGCTGCTGACCGTCGGACGGTGA
- the xerC gene encoding tyrosine recombinase XerC: MKCPACTSGEQRVLSTRTGDSKITLPRGMRKVGAVWYWRGTDGLTKEIEAKLRDAKLSMRAGSTPVQARLWWEKHISPALVAAVPDDDVAGTLEEIIRKYEADELATIKRDATKKEYEGRIRRLRAVFRTKRYPKNEVQALLSGYLSAVIVTQHLHDNRERAASANKDIQLLSRMFRLARVRWGLTTFNPCDGIEYLPEAPRDQYVSDERYAQIYNVASPVLQCMLEISTQTGAREGMIFDIRIGDYDETQISLRVTKKRNDKGYITKSYSMTPDLWAALTRALELRKKNRGGAASLPSDYLFITKQGNPCGKEAFKTLWRAVRTKLGLQPREITFHDMRAKAASDSASDVSAQELLHHEDVKVTKRVYRRKVPTGTPLPSAIGGRGGS; encoded by the coding sequence ATGAAGTGCCCCGCATGCACCAGCGGCGAGCAGCGCGTACTGTCGACGCGCACCGGCGACTCCAAGATCACCCTGCCGCGCGGCATGCGCAAGGTCGGCGCAGTCTGGTACTGGCGCGGCACGGACGGCCTCACCAAGGAGATCGAGGCCAAGCTGCGCGACGCCAAACTGTCCATGCGCGCCGGCTCGACGCCGGTGCAGGCCCGCCTCTGGTGGGAAAAGCACATCTCCCCTGCCTTGGTCGCGGCCGTGCCGGACGACGATGTCGCAGGCACCCTCGAAGAGATCATTCGGAAATACGAGGCCGACGAGTTGGCGACCATCAAGCGCGATGCCACGAAAAAGGAATACGAAGGCCGCATCCGCCGGCTTCGCGCCGTCTTCCGCACGAAGCGCTACCCGAAAAATGAGGTGCAAGCGCTGCTGTCCGGTTACCTGAGCGCGGTGATCGTCACGCAGCACCTCCACGACAACCGCGAGCGCGCCGCGTCGGCGAACAAGGACATTCAGTTGCTGTCGCGCATGTTCCGCCTCGCGCGGGTGCGGTGGGGCCTGACAACGTTCAACCCGTGTGATGGCATCGAATACCTGCCAGAGGCGCCGCGCGACCAATACGTGAGCGACGAGCGGTACGCCCAGATCTACAACGTGGCAAGCCCGGTGTTGCAGTGCATGCTGGAAATCAGCACGCAGACCGGCGCCCGGGAGGGGATGATCTTCGACATCCGGATCGGCGACTACGACGAGACGCAGATCAGCCTACGGGTGACGAAGAAGCGCAACGACAAGGGCTACATCACCAAGTCCTACAGCATGACACCGGACCTCTGGGCAGCGCTGACCCGAGCGCTCGAGCTACGGAAAAAGAACCGCGGCGGCGCGGCCAGCCTGCCCAGCGACTACCTGTTCATCACCAAGCAGGGGAATCCCTGCGGGAAAGAGGCCTTCAAAACCCTGTGGCGGGCCGTGCGCACGAAGCTGGGTCTTCAGCCCCGCGAGATCACCTTCCATGACATGCGAGCGAAGGCAGCATCGGATTCCGCTTCCGACGTCTCCGCCCAAGAGCTGTTGCACCACGAAGATGTGAAGGTCACGAAGCGTGTCTACCGTCGCAAAGTACCAACGGGAACACCCTTGCCGTCCGCAATTGGGGGGCGTGGCGGAAGCTGA
- a CDS encoding molecular chaperone DnaJ — protein sequence MTITAFPLAWPPGWKRTAADERAYGRFSTAKQSSVGNWRTTQNITVAAATQRLRAELDRMAVRGDDLVLSSNLKLRLDGLPRSDQAQPADPGAAVCWNDPWTAAPRCMAIDRYTKVEMNIAALAATIEAMRAIERHGGAIVLERAFAGFTALPAPIVAGMKRHWREVLGFSSNYPVSAELLKERYRSRASSAHPDKGGSTAEMAELNQVRDDALKEIS from the coding sequence ATGACCATCACCGCCTTTCCCCTCGCCTGGCCGCCCGGCTGGAAGCGCACTGCCGCCGACGAGCGCGCCTACGGACGATTCAGCACTGCAAAGCAATCCAGCGTTGGCAACTGGCGCACCACGCAGAACATCACCGTCGCTGCAGCCACGCAGCGCCTGCGCGCCGAGCTCGACCGCATGGCCGTGCGCGGCGATGACCTGGTGCTCAGTTCGAACCTGAAGCTTCGCCTGGACGGCCTGCCGCGCAGCGATCAGGCTCAGCCGGCGGACCCCGGCGCCGCGGTCTGCTGGAACGACCCATGGACCGCTGCGCCGCGCTGCATGGCCATCGACCGCTACACGAAAGTCGAGATGAACATCGCAGCGCTCGCGGCCACCATCGAGGCCATGCGCGCCATCGAACGCCACGGCGGCGCCATCGTGCTCGAGCGGGCCTTCGCCGGCTTCACCGCCTTGCCGGCGCCTATCGTTGCCGGCATGAAGCGCCACTGGCGCGAGGTGCTCGGCTTCTCCAGCAACTACCCCGTGTCGGCCGAGTTGCTGAAGGAGCGCTACCGCTCGCGCGCCAGCAGCGCGCACCCGGACAAGGGCGGCAGCACCGCCGAGATGGCAGAGCTCAACCAGGTGCGCGACGACGCGCTGAAGGAAATCTCATGA